Proteins encoded by one window of Lathyrus oleraceus cultivar Zhongwan6 chromosome 1, CAAS_Psat_ZW6_1.0, whole genome shotgun sequence:
- the LOC127114454 gene encoding secreted RxLR effector protein 161-like, translating to MDKCSGGTVPIQKGDKFSQMQCPKNELERKEMESIPYASVVGSLMYAQTCTRPNISFAVGMLGRYQSNPGMDDWKAAKKVLRYLQGTKDYMLTYRRSEHLEVVGYSDSDFAGCVDSRKSTFGYVFLLAGGAISWKSGKQSIIATSTMEAEFVACFEATIQSLWLRNFTLGLGIVDSIARPLRIYCDNSAAVFFSKNDKYSKGAKHMELKYLSVKEEVQKQKVSFKHIGTDLMIADPLTKGLPPKTFIGHVERMGIM from the coding sequence ATGGACAAATGCTCTGGAGGGACAGTTCCTATTCAGAAAGGGGACAAGTTTAGTCAAATGCAGTGTCCTAAAAATGAATTAGAGCGAAAAGAAATGGAGTCTATTCCCTATGCATCAGTGGTTGGGAGCTTGATGTATGCCCAAACATGTACCCGACCGAATATTAGTTTTGCTGTTGGTATGTTAGGTCGATATCAAAGTAATCCTGGAATGGATGACTGGAAAGCTGCAAAGAAAGTTCTTAGGTACTTACAAGGAACCAAAGATTACATGCTCACATATAGAAGGTCAGAGCACCTTGAAGTGGTTGGCTACTCAGATTCAGACTTTGCAGGATGTGTGGACTCAAGAAAATCCACATTTGGATATGTTTTTCTTCTGGCTGGAGGAGCAATATCATGGAAGAGTGGAAAACAGTCCATCATTGCTACTTCTACTATGGAGGCAGAATTCGTGGCATGCTTTGAGGCCACAATTCAATCATTATGGTTGCGGAACTTCACCTTAGGGCTTGGTATTGTCGACAGTATAGCTAGGCCGCTAAGGATTTATTGTGATAATTCTGCAGCTGTGTTCTTCTCTAAGAATGATAAATATTCCAAAGGTGCTAAACACATGGAATTGAAATACTTATCAGTgaaagaagaagtgcagaaacaaaAGGTGTCATTTAAACATATTGGAACAGATTTAATGATAGCGGATCCGTTAACTAAAGGTTTACCGCCCAAAAC